The Humulus lupulus chromosome 3, drHumLupu1.1, whole genome shotgun sequence genome window below encodes:
- the LOC133822315 gene encoding uncharacterized protein LOC133822315 translates to MASSTVNRWLRPEVYPLFAAVGVAVGICGMQLVRNICTNPEVRVTKENRAAGVLDNFEEGEKYSQHMVRKFVRNKSSQIMPNINSFFSDPN, encoded by the exons ATGGCTTCCTCCACCGTCAACAGATGGTTAAGACCTGAG GTGTATCCATTGTTCGCGGCGGTGGGTGTAGCCGTTGGAATCTGTGGTATGCAACTCGTGAGAAACATATGCACTAACCCAGAAGTCAG GGTGACGAAGGAGAACAGAGCTGCAGGCGTTCTTGACAACTTCGAGGAGGGTGagaagtattctcaacacatggtCAGAAAATTTGTGCGCAACAAGTCATCTCAAATCATGCCCAACATCAACAGTTTCTTCTCAGACCCAAACTAA
- the LOC133822318 gene encoding glyceraldehyde-3-phosphate dehydrogenase, cytosolic, protein MASDKKIKIGINGFGRIGRLVARVALQRDDVELVAVNDPFITTDYMTYMFKYDSVHGPWKHHELKVKDSKTLLFGEKPVTVFGVRNPEEIPWGETGADFVVESTGVFTDKDKAAAHLKGGAKKVVISAPSKDAPMFVVGVNEKEYKPEYDIVSNASCTTNCLAPLAKVINDRFGIVEGLMTTVHSITATQKTVDGPSSKDWRGGRAASFNIIPSSTGAAKAVGKVLPALNGKLTGMSFRVPTVDVSVVDLTVRLAKPASYEEIKKAIKEESEGKLKGILGYTEDDVVSTDFIGDSRSSIFDAKAGIALNENFVKLVSWYDNEWGYSSRVIDLIVHIASQC, encoded by the exons ATGG CGTCTGACAAGAAGATCAAGATCGGAATCAACG GATTCGGAAGAATTGGGCGTTTGGTTGCTAGAGTTGCTCTCCAGAGAGACGATGTCGAGCTTGTTGCCGTTAACGATCCATTTATCACCACTGATTACATG ACTTACATGTTTAAGTACGATTCCGTTCATGGACCATGGAAGCATCATGAACTTAAGGTCAAGGACTCTAAGACCCTTCTCTTCGGTGAGAAGCCCGTCACTGTTTTTGGTGTCAG GAACCCAGAAGAAATCCCATGGGGCGAGACCGGAGCCGACTTTGTTGTTGAATCAACTGGAGTTTTCACTGACAAGGACAAGGCTGCTGCTCACTTGAAG GGTGGTGCTAAGAAGGTTGTCATCTCTGCCCCAAGCAAAGATGCACCCATGTTTGTTGTCGGTGTCAATGAGAAGGAATACAAGCCAGAGTACGATATTGTTTCCAATGCTAGTTGCACTACCAATTGCCTTGCTCCATTGGCCAAG GTTATCAATGATAGGTTTGGAATTGTTGAGGGTTTGATGACCACCGTCCACTCCATCACCG CAACCCAGAAAACTGTTGATGGACCATCAAGCAAGGACTGGAGAGGTGGAAGAGCTGCTTCCTTCAACATTATTCCCAGCAGCACTGGAGCTGCTAAG GCTGTTGGAAAGGTTCTCCCAGCTCTCAACGGTAAATTGACTGGAATGTCTTTCCGTGTTCCTACCGTCGATGTCTCAGTTGTTGACCTCACCGTCAGGCTTGCTAAGCCTGCATCCTACGAGGAGATCAAAAAAGCCATCAA GGAGGAGTCTGAGGGCAAATTGAAGGGTATCTTGGGATACACAGAAGATGATGTTGTCTCTACCGACTTCATTGGTGACAGCAG GTCAAGCATCTTTGATGCCAAGGCCGGAATTGCTTTGAATGAGAACTTTGTGAAACTTGTGTCGTGGTACGACAACGAATGGGGTTACAG TTCCCGTGTGATTGACTTGATTGTCCACATTGCTTCCCAATGTTAA